In Alicyclobacillus macrosporangiidus CPP55, a single window of DNA contains:
- the guaB gene encoding IMP dehydrogenase: MADRWSTKFAKEGLTFDDVLLIPARSEVLPRDVDVRTRLTTDIQLNIPIVSAAMDTVTEAALAIAMAREGGIGIIHKNMPIERQADEVDKVKRSESGVITDPIFLTPDHPIRDAEALMAKYRISGVPIVEEGTRKLVGIITNRDLRFERNYDRPIREVMTQGALVTAPVGTTLEDAKEILQQHKIEKLPLVDANGVLKGLITIKDIEKVRQFPNAAKDAKGRLLVGAAVSTSKDMFDRVDALVRAGADVIVVDTAHGHSVGVIESVKEIRKRHPDIQLIAGNVATAEATEELIAAGVNAVKVGIGPGSICTTRVVAGIGVPQITAVYDCATVARRRGIPVIADGGIKYSGDIVKAIAAGASTVMIGSLLAGTDESPGEMEIYQGRSFKVYRGMGSIGAMKAGGGERYFQEDAKKLVPEGIEGRVPYRGPLAEILYQLVGGLRAGMGYCGTPTIPDLQENGQFIRITAAGLRESHPHDVHITKEAPNYSI; encoded by the coding sequence TTGGCGGATCGTTGGAGTACCAAATTTGCAAAGGAAGGTCTTACGTTCGACGACGTGTTGCTCATCCCGGCGCGATCGGAAGTCCTCCCCCGAGACGTGGATGTCCGGACCCGCCTCACCACTGACATCCAACTGAATATTCCCATTGTAAGCGCCGCGATGGACACCGTTACCGAAGCGGCGCTCGCCATTGCTATGGCTCGTGAGGGGGGTATCGGGATCATCCACAAGAATATGCCGATTGAACGGCAGGCGGATGAAGTGGACAAGGTGAAGCGCTCCGAGAGCGGGGTCATCACCGATCCCATCTTTCTCACCCCGGATCATCCCATCCGGGACGCGGAGGCCCTGATGGCGAAGTACCGCATATCCGGCGTGCCCATCGTGGAGGAGGGCACGCGAAAACTCGTCGGCATCATCACCAACCGAGACCTGCGGTTCGAGCGCAATTACGATCGGCCCATCCGTGAGGTGATGACGCAAGGCGCCCTCGTCACCGCCCCGGTCGGGACGACGCTGGAGGACGCGAAGGAGATCCTGCAGCAGCACAAGATCGAGAAGCTGCCTCTGGTCGATGCCAACGGGGTGCTTAAGGGTCTCATCACCATCAAAGACATCGAGAAGGTCCGCCAGTTCCCGAACGCCGCAAAGGACGCCAAGGGGCGGCTGCTCGTCGGCGCCGCGGTGTCTACTTCGAAGGACATGTTCGATCGCGTCGATGCCCTGGTCCGCGCTGGCGCCGACGTGATCGTGGTCGACACGGCCCATGGGCATTCCGTCGGCGTGATCGAATCGGTGAAAGAGATCCGGAAGCGCCACCCGGACATCCAGCTGATAGCGGGCAATGTGGCGACGGCCGAGGCGACGGAGGAGCTGATCGCTGCCGGCGTGAACGCAGTCAAGGTCGGGATTGGGCCGGGCTCCATCTGCACGACCCGTGTGGTCGCAGGTATCGGGGTGCCGCAGATCACCGCGGTCTACGACTGCGCGACGGTGGCACGCCGCCGAGGGATCCCCGTCATCGCTGACGGAGGGATCAAGTATTCCGGAGACATCGTGAAGGCCATCGCGGCTGGGGCCAGCACGGTGATGATCGGGAGCCTTTTGGCGGGAACGGACGAGAGCCCTGGTGAGATGGAGATCTACCAAGGTCGGAGCTTCAAGGTGTACCGCGGCATGGGGTCCATCGGCGCGATGAAGGCGGGCGGCGGCGAGCGGTACTTTCAGGAGGACGCGAAGAAGCTGGTGCCGGAAGGCATCGAGGGACGTGTCCCATATCGCGGGCCGTTGGCGGAAATCTTGTACCAGCTGGTCGGCGGTCTGCGGGCCGGGATGGGCTATTGCGGGACGCCCACCATTCCCGACCTGCAGGAAAACGGCCAGTTCATCCGGATCACCGCGGCGGGTCTGCGGGAGAGTCACCCGCACGACGTGCACATCACCAAGGAAGCGCCGAACTACAGCATTTAA
- a CDS encoding YaaC family protein gives MVPEGIVIEPFQWTSEPLLRRFVARLHPDATPSQVYEMASKSGASAKLGVSFLDAALRAESCVMPLLAYYGWLHWVKAVLYALDPGYPPSSAVLQHGLSVRRQKRSVYRWLDEPVHVYKEGALQSVCALLAPGYHLPGRWTVGDLLGQLPGLGPVLSVLAPDRLRVYPVRFQRPDAPPRSDSWATGAGSVPFPDPIFALHSTPWAAPGAMPLTTPGATALTGQRAMPLAAPFPSNATYSDGSCGSSLGFAASPASAWVPRSIASRRGATLEEWRTSYAQRLCQANLPSPVSPPSNAAVQARAESQGTQQDTAGQDTARRTHGVYKGPEQPFGQDGLKADGAEPDGWMVIPNPGPSHPWLREFQGNWYLMDGDGEPEWCIHYAILYSLAALCRYNAREWLDIVQWQNELDATITQAYFSCYPPQRTVMTLLQAACEVSEGGMCKGGCG, from the coding sequence ATGGTTCCGGAGGGCATCGTGATCGAACCGTTTCAATGGACCAGCGAACCTCTGCTGCGCCGCTTCGTAGCCCGGTTGCATCCCGATGCCACCCCTTCACAGGTGTACGAAATGGCGTCAAAATCTGGGGCATCCGCCAAGTTGGGAGTCTCTTTTCTGGACGCGGCCCTCCGGGCGGAATCCTGCGTCATGCCGCTGCTTGCCTATTATGGATGGCTCCACTGGGTCAAGGCGGTCCTGTATGCACTGGACCCCGGCTATCCACCGTCCTCGGCGGTTTTGCAACACGGCCTTTCGGTGCGACGGCAAAAACGCTCTGTGTACCGGTGGCTCGATGAACCTGTGCACGTCTACAAAGAGGGAGCGTTGCAGAGCGTCTGTGCCCTCCTCGCGCCAGGATACCACCTCCCCGGACGTTGGACCGTCGGCGACTTGTTGGGCCAACTCCCCGGTTTAGGTCCCGTGCTCTCCGTTCTCGCCCCGGACCGGCTGCGCGTCTATCCGGTGCGGTTTCAACGCCCCGATGCACCTCCACGATCGGATTCCTGGGCTACAGGTGCCGGTTCGGTCCCGTTTCCGGATCCGATTTTCGCGTTGCATTCCACGCCGTGGGCCGCGCCGGGTGCCATGCCGTTGACCACTCCGGGTGCCACCGCGTTGACCGGGCAACGTGCCATGCCGTTGGCCGCGCCGTTCCCCTCAAACGCCACGTACTCGGACGGCTCATGTGGGTCTTCCTTGGGGTTTGCCGCTTCACCGGCGTCCGCCTGGGTTCCGCGGTCCATCGCGTCACGCAGGGGAGCCACGTTAGAAGAGTGGCGGACATCCTACGCGCAACGGCTGTGCCAGGCGAACCTGCCGTCGCCGGTCAGCCCTCCTTCAAACGCCGCTGTGCAGGCGCGGGCAGAATCACAGGGTACACAGCAGGACACCGCAGGACAGGATACCGCACGACGCACCCACGGAGTGTACAAGGGCCCGGAGCAGCCATTTGGCCAGGATGGTCTGAAAGCGGACGGCGCAGAACCGGATGGTTGGATGGTGATCCCCAACCCTGGTCCGTCCCATCCTTGGCTTCGTGAGTTCCAGGGGAACTGGTACCTGATGGACGGTGACGGTGAGCCGGAGTGGTGCATTCACTACGCGATCCTGTACTCGCTGGCCGCTCTGTGCCGTTACAACGCCAGAGAGTGGTTAGACATCGTACAGTGGCAGAATGAACTGGACGCGACCATCACACAAGCGTACTTCTCGTGTTATCCCCCGCAGCGCACAGTGATGACGCTGCTGCAAGCAGCCTGCGAAGTGAGTGAAGGGGGAATGTGCAAAGGGGGCTGTGGCTGA
- the gyrA gene encoding DNA gyrase subunit A produces the protein MPEDFASKVLPIDLSQELKNSFLDYAMSVIVSRAIPDVRDGLKPVHRRILYAMYEVGMTPDKPYKKSARVVGDVLAKYHPHGDAAVYDALVRMAQDFSTRYVLVDGHGNFGSIDGDSAAAMRYTEARMSHIALELLRDINKETVDFGPNYDGNEQEPLVLPSRFPNLLVNGSSGIAVGMATNIPPHNLGEVIDGVVMLIDQPDATVDDLMRVIKGPDFPTGGIILGREGIKSAYETGRGSIVVRAKTQFEEMGGGKTRIVVTEIPYQQNKARLIEKIAELARDKKIDGITDLRDESDRNGMRIVIELRRDVKPQVVLNNLFKHTGLQSTFGVITLALVGNQPKVLSLREVLSLYLDHQREVVTRRTQYDLNKAEARAHILEGLRIALEFLDEVIALIRGSADTDTAREGLMSRFQLSHEQAQAILDMRLQRLTGLEREKIESEYQELLKTIADLRAILADEKLLMGVIRKEILEIKEKYADDRRTTIVNAEGDITEEDLIPVQDVAITITHAGYAKRVPVTAYHSQRRGGRGMTMIGTREEDFVEHMYITSSHHHLLFFTNKGRMYSLKAYEIPEYGRQAKGLPIINLLNIDADEKISAVIPVRTLTPDDADQVSLFFATRSGIVKKTPLAEYANIRKTGLIAIHLKEEDEVIGVHLTDGNREIIMATKQGMSIRFHESDVRPMGRAATGVKGIQLAPDDEVIGIDVVEPNTEVLVVTSRGYGKKTPVTDYRIQTRGGKGIKTVNVTEKNGPVVGLKMVRDEDDLMIITNAGVAIRIHVDSISTQSRYSQGVKLINVPEGEEVATVARVVQNEDDEG, from the coding sequence TTGCCGGAGGATTTTGCGAGCAAGGTTTTGCCTATCGATCTCAGCCAGGAGCTGAAAAACTCGTTTCTGGATTACGCGATGAGCGTGATCGTCAGCCGGGCCATCCCGGACGTCCGGGATGGCCTCAAACCGGTTCACCGGCGCATCTTGTACGCGATGTACGAGGTCGGCATGACGCCCGACAAACCGTACAAGAAGTCCGCCCGCGTGGTCGGCGATGTGCTGGCGAAGTATCACCCCCACGGCGATGCGGCGGTGTACGATGCGCTCGTGCGCATGGCCCAGGATTTCTCGACCCGCTATGTGCTGGTCGACGGCCACGGCAACTTCGGCTCCATCGACGGCGACTCTGCAGCGGCCATGCGGTACACGGAAGCCCGGATGTCGCACATCGCACTGGAGTTGCTGCGGGACATCAACAAGGAGACGGTCGATTTCGGTCCGAACTACGACGGCAACGAGCAGGAACCGCTCGTCCTGCCCTCGCGGTTTCCGAATCTGCTCGTCAACGGGTCCTCCGGTATCGCCGTCGGTATGGCGACCAACATCCCGCCGCACAACCTCGGCGAGGTCATCGACGGCGTCGTGATGCTGATCGATCAGCCGGATGCCACGGTTGATGACCTGATGCGGGTCATCAAGGGGCCAGATTTTCCAACCGGGGGCATCATTCTCGGCCGGGAAGGCATCAAGAGCGCGTACGAGACAGGCCGGGGCTCCATCGTGGTGCGTGCGAAGACGCAGTTCGAAGAGATGGGCGGCGGAAAGACGCGGATCGTCGTCACGGAGATCCCGTACCAGCAGAACAAAGCCCGGTTGATTGAGAAGATCGCCGAGTTGGCGCGAGACAAGAAGATCGACGGGATCACGGACCTGCGCGACGAATCGGATCGCAACGGGATGCGCATCGTGATCGAACTGCGCCGCGACGTCAAACCCCAGGTCGTGTTGAACAACCTGTTCAAGCACACGGGCCTGCAGAGCACGTTTGGCGTCATCACCCTCGCCTTGGTGGGCAACCAGCCCAAGGTGCTGAGCTTGCGAGAGGTGCTCTCCCTCTATCTCGATCACCAGCGCGAGGTGGTCACACGGCGTACGCAGTACGACCTCAATAAGGCGGAGGCGCGGGCGCACATCCTCGAAGGCCTGCGCATCGCGCTCGAATTCCTGGACGAGGTCATCGCGCTGATCCGCGGATCGGCGGACACGGACACGGCGAGAGAAGGACTTATGTCGCGCTTCCAGCTCTCCCACGAACAGGCACAGGCCATCCTCGATATGCGACTGCAGCGGTTGACGGGTTTGGAACGGGAGAAGATCGAGAGCGAGTATCAGGAGCTGCTCAAGACCATCGCCGACCTTCGCGCCATCCTGGCGGACGAGAAGCTCTTGATGGGCGTGATCCGCAAGGAGATCCTCGAGATCAAGGAGAAATACGCGGACGATCGGCGTACGACCATCGTCAACGCGGAAGGGGACATCACGGAGGAGGATCTCATCCCCGTCCAGGACGTCGCCATCACCATCACGCACGCGGGCTACGCGAAGCGGGTGCCGGTGACGGCGTACCACAGCCAGCGCCGCGGCGGGCGCGGCATGACCATGATTGGGACGCGCGAAGAGGACTTCGTGGAGCACATGTACATCACGTCGTCCCACCATCACCTGTTGTTCTTTACGAACAAGGGGCGGATGTACAGCCTCAAGGCGTACGAGATCCCCGAGTATGGCCGGCAGGCCAAGGGGCTCCCCATCATCAATTTGCTCAACATCGACGCGGATGAAAAGATCTCCGCGGTCATCCCGGTCCGCACCCTGACGCCGGACGACGCGGACCAGGTGTCGCTGTTCTTTGCGACGCGCAGCGGGATCGTCAAGAAGACGCCGCTGGCCGAGTATGCCAACATCCGCAAGACGGGCTTGATCGCGATTCACCTTAAGGAAGAGGACGAAGTCATCGGGGTGCACCTGACGGATGGCAATCGCGAGATCATCATGGCGACGAAGCAGGGGATGTCGATCCGCTTCCACGAGTCGGACGTCCGACCGATGGGACGCGCGGCGACCGGTGTGAAAGGCATTCAGCTTGCACCCGATGACGAAGTCATCGGCATCGACGTGGTGGAGCCGAACACTGAGGTACTGGTGGTCACCAGCCGAGGGTATGGTAAGAAGACTCCTGTCACCGACTATCGCATCCAAACGCGCGGCGGCAAGGGCATTAAGACGGTCAATGTCACGGAGAAAAACGGACCCGTGGTCGGACTGAAGATGGTGCGGGATGAGGACGACCTGATGATCATCACGAATGCCGGTGTGGCCATCCGGATCCACGTGGACAGCATCTCCACCCAGAGCCGCTACAGCCAGGGGGTGAAGTTGATCAACGTCCCCGAAGGTGAAGAGGTGGCGACGGTGGCACGGGTGGTGCAAAATGAGGACGATGAGGGTTGA